The genomic stretch CCGGGCGACCGCCTCCTCCTCAGCTGCGACCATCTGCCCGCGGCGTAGGCTGTACGGCGTCTGGATGCCGGGAATCGCTTCCTGGGCGACGAAGGAGGACCAGTGGGGTCGAGAGAGGCCGTCGCAGCATGGGAAGCACTCTTCCGCGCTCAGGTCCATGTGATGCGAGCCCTGAGCACCGAATTCCCCTCGCGGGAGATCTCGATGAACGAGTACGACGTCCTCTTCAACCTCACTCGGCAGCCCGAGCGGCGCGCGCGCCTGCGCGATCTTAACCGGCACGTCCTGCTGACGCAGCCCAGCGTCAGCCGGCTGATCGACCGGCTTGCGGCTCGCGGCTGCGTCGAGAAGAGCGAGGACCCGGCGGATGCGCGCGGCACGATCATCACCATCACCGACGAGGGCTACGCGCTCTTCCGGCGCGTCGCGCTCACTCATATGAGGACCATCTCGGAGCAAGTCGGCGGAGCGCTCGAGGAGGACGAGCTGCGGCAACTGGCCGCACTCTGCGACAAGCTCCGCGACGGCATCGCCACTCCGTGATCCGCTTCTGCTAGCACGGGCCGCAGCGCCCGACTAGGTCTTCGCCGGGGCGCGGAACTCGCGGAATCATGGGGCCACCATGAGTGACACCTCCCCCACCCTTGTCTGGCTCCGCGACGATCTGCGCCTGGCCGACAACCCCGCTCTGCGCGCCGCAATCGACCGCGGCGGCGAGATCGCGGTCTGCTACGTGCTCGATGAGGAGTCGGCGGGGATCCGGCCATTCGGGGGCGCCTCCCGCTGGTGGCTGCACGGCAGCCTCGCAGCCCTCGCCGCCGACCTGCACGAGCACGGAGCGGCGCTGATCCTGCGCCGAGGACCGGCCGAGGCCGTCGTCCTGCAGCTCGCCGACGAGATCGGTGCCGGAGCCGTGCACTGGAACCGCCGCTACGGAAAGGCCGAGCGCATCGTCGACGCGGCGGTGAAGGAGTCGCTCCGCAACGGTGGACGCGAGGCCGAGAGCCACCAGGGCTCCCTGCTGTTCGAGCCGTGGACGGCGCAGACCGGCGCTGGCGGCCCGTACTCCGTCTACACGCCCTTCGCGCGCGCCTGCCGCGCCAAGCAGACACCGCGGGCGCCGCTGCCCCGTCCCCGCTCGCTCGACGGCGTCACAGGCGACGTCGCCTCCGATTCCCTCGACGACTGGGAGCTGCTGCCCGCGCATCCCGACTGGGCAGGAGGACTGCGCGAGCGCTGGGTTCCCGGCGAGAAGGCGGCGGCCGACCGGCTGCGCGCGTTCCTCGCGGAGCAGCTCGACGACTACGCCGACGGCCGCGACCAGCCCGCCGAGGACGCCACCTCGAACCTCTCGCCGCACCTGCGGTGGGGCGAGATCAGTCCGTTCCAGGTGTGGCACGCGCTGGAGGAGGCGCACACGAAGGGGCTGCACCGCGGCGACGGCAGCGACCGGTTCCTGTCCGAGCTGCTCTGGCGGGAGTTCTGCTACCACCTGCTGTTCCACTGGCCGGACCTGGCGACCGCAAACTTCGACACCCGGTTCGACTCGTTCCCGTGGGGCCGCCCCGGTCAGGAGGCGATCGACGCCTGGCACCGGGGCCGCACCGGCTACCCGCTGGTGGACGCCGGCATGCGCGAGCTCTGGAACACCGGCTACATGCACAACCGGGTCCGGATGGTGACCGCTTCGTTCCTGATCAAGAATCTGCTGGTCGACTGGCGGGTGGGCGAGGACTGGTTCTGGGACACCCTCGTCGACGCGGATCCGGCGAGCAACGCCGCGAATTGGCAATGGGTAGCGGGCTCCGGAGCCGACGCGTCGCCGTTCTTCCGAGTCTTCAACCCGGTCACCCAGTCGAAGAAGTTCGATCCGGCCGGAGCGTACATCCGCGACAATGTGCCCGAATTGAGCGAGGTGGAGGGCGCAGCCGTGCACGAGCCGTGGACGCTCGAGGACACGCTCACTGGCGGTCCGGACGCCTACCCCGCACCGATACTCGACCTCAAGGAGACACGGGCCCACGCGCTCGACGCTTTCGCTCAAATCAAGAGCGCTCCACGCGACATCACGCCTCGAGGAGGCGACTGATCGGCGCGGGTCAGAGCTGGGTGGACGGATCGGTGAAAAAGCCCGACTCGGCGAGTGCGTCCTCCGTGCGGCCCTGCGCGCGCAGGTCGCGGGCGGGGATGCCGACGAGTATCGCTCCGTCGGGCGCATCCTTCACCACGACGGCGTTCGCACCCACGCTGACGTCGGAGCCGAGCACGACCGGGCCCAACACAACCGCGCCCGCTCCCACGACCACTCGATCGCCGAGCGTGGGATGTCGACGCTCGCGCCGCGCCGACTTCCCGCCCAACGTG from Rathayibacter rathayi encodes the following:
- a CDS encoding cryptochrome/photolyase family protein, encoding MSDTSPTLVWLRDDLRLADNPALRAAIDRGGEIAVCYVLDEESAGIRPFGGASRWWLHGSLAALAADLHEHGAALILRRGPAEAVVLQLADEIGAGAVHWNRRYGKAERIVDAAVKESLRNGGREAESHQGSLLFEPWTAQTGAGGPYSVYTPFARACRAKQTPRAPLPRPRSLDGVTGDVASDSLDDWELLPAHPDWAGGLRERWVPGEKAAADRLRAFLAEQLDDYADGRDQPAEDATSNLSPHLRWGEISPFQVWHALEEAHTKGLHRGDGSDRFLSELLWREFCYHLLFHWPDLATANFDTRFDSFPWGRPGQEAIDAWHRGRTGYPLVDAGMRELWNTGYMHNRVRMVTASFLIKNLLVDWRVGEDWFWDTLVDADPASNAANWQWVAGSGADASPFFRVFNPVTQSKKFDPAGAYIRDNVPELSEVEGAAVHEPWTLEDTLTGGPDAYPAPILDLKETRAHALDAFAQIKSAPRDITPRGGD
- a CDS encoding MarR family winged helix-turn-helix transcriptional regulator codes for the protein MRALSTEFPSREISMNEYDVLFNLTRQPERRARLRDLNRHVLLTQPSVSRLIDRLAARGCVEKSEDPADARGTIITITDEGYALFRRVALTHMRTISEQVGGALEEDELRQLAALCDKLRDGIATP